A single Venturia canescens isolate UGA chromosome 1, ASM1945775v1, whole genome shotgun sequence DNA region contains:
- the lovit gene encoding proton-associated sugar transporter A: MVDKLHEYEGLTGRVHGVREKVREKWDGFKEWKSEIPTDRGVAGIVSHLRGPPKLERTLDDYSHVYRQKTRGELVRVSAAVMGIEFSYAAETAFVSPTLLKIGVDHQHMTLVWALSPLVGFFITPLLGGMSDRCRSKYGRRRPFIILLAIGVFIGLLLVPNGEGMGYAFGDPLPISNRSFAPSGHRTTASQTNHTLVASSAPTSHSWGIFFTILGTVLLDFDADACQSPARAYLLDVTIPEDHARGLSTFTIMAGLGGFMGYGLGGINWDATSIGVALGGHLHATFTLITIIFIICVSYTITSFKEIPLYLLERDEYENIQEGKKMPLERPRGSDEYDKIANCADECSSYGSVGGETEGNTDKAEEFALKPIPVEEPNKRQGTVPMIPNVGSNLPDADNGYLPAGDNLNGADPRATLSEYLMSIVYMPHSMKMVCLTNLFCWMAHVCYSLYFTDFVGEAVYGGDPKAPEGSLKRELYESGVRFGCWGMAMYSLSCACYSLVIEKLIERYKARKVYICGLLFYSTGMMMMALTKHPVGVIIFSWTAGVMYSTLFTMPYLLIAHYHASSTFAVTAEGEAIQSGDLRGLGTDVAIVSSMVFLAQFLLSCCLGTIVSLSGTTTAVVFVASTLAACGAGAATQIMYLDL, from the exons ATGGTTGACAAGCTCCACGAATACGAAGGCTTGACGGGCCGCGTTCATGGCGTTCGTGAAAAAGTACGCGAAAAATGGGATGGCTTCAAAGAATGGAAAAGCGAAATTCCGACTGATCGTGGGGTCGCCGGTATCGTTAGCCATCTCAGAGGACCACCAAAGTTGGAACGAACTTTGGACGACTATTCTCACGTGTACAG GCAAAAGACACGAGGCGAATTGGTCCGCGTGTCCGCAGCCGTGATgggaattgaattttcgtacgcaGCTGAGACCGCATTTGTGTCACCAACCTTGTTGAAAATTGGCGTCGATCATCAGCACATGACCTTGGTATGGGCCCTCAGTCCTCTTGTCGGATTTTTTATTACCCCTTTATTGGGTGGTATGAGCGATCGTTGCAGGTCGAAATATGGCAGAAGAAGACCGTTCATCATCCTACTTGCGATTGGTGTATTTATTG GACTCTTGCTAGTTCCAAATGGTGAGGGTATGGGTTACGCTTTCGGTGATCCTTTGCCAATATCAAATCGGAGTTTTGCGCCTAGTGGACATCGAACGACAGCCAGTCAGACAAATCATACTCTCGTCGCGTCGTCAGCACCAACTTCTCACTCCTGGGGAATATTTTTTACGATCCTTGGGACTGTGCTCCTGGATTTTGACGCTGATGCTTGTCAAAGTCCTGCGAGAGCTTATCTCCTAGATGTCACAATACCAG AGGATCATGCGAGAGGTCTGAGCACCTTCACTATAATGGCAGGACTAGGAGGTTTTATGGGATACGGATTAGGTGGGATAAATTGGGATGCCACCAGCATCGGGGTCGCACTCGGTGGTCATCTTCACGCCACTTTTACTCTCATCaccatcattttcattatctGCGTTTCTTATACGATAACGAGCTTCAAAGAAATACCGCTTTACTTGTTGGAGAGGGACGAGTACGAAAACATCCAGGAAGGCAAG aaAATGCCACTAGAGCGACCCAGAGGTAGCGACGAGTACGACAAGATAGCAAACTGTGCTGACGAGTGCAGCTCTTACGGCTCGGTCGGTGGTGAAACAGAGGGCAATACCGACAAGGCTGAG GAGTTTGCTTTGAAGCCAATTCCTGTGGAGGAACCGAACAAGAGACAGGGAACCGTACCGATGATACCGAACGTCGGGTCGAATTTACCGGACGCCGATAACGGCTATTTGCCGGCTGGTGATAATTTGAATGGTGCCGATCCACGTGCAACTTTGTCTGAATATCTCATGTCGATAGTTTACATGCCTCACAGTATGAAAATGGTGTGCCTCACCAATCTTTTCTGTTGGATGGCGCATGTGTGCTATTCTCTGTATTTTACGGATTTTGTTGGCGAAGCTGTCTACGGTGGGGATCCCAAA GCTCCAGAAGGATCGTTAAAACGAGAGTTATATGAATCTGGAGTCCGTTTTGGATGTTGGGGAATGGCAATGTATTCGTTATCATGTGCCTGCTATTCTCTCGTTATCGAGAAACTGATAGAGCGATACAA AGCTCGAAAGGTGTACATCTGTGGACTGTTATTCTACAGTACGGGCATGATGATGATGGCACTTACCAAACATCCCGTTGGTGTTATAATATTCTCCTGGACCGCAGGTGTCATGTATTCAACTCTGTTTACAATGCCATATTTACTGATCGCTCATTACCACGCTTCGTCAACG ttTGCTGTAACAGCGGAAGGCGAAGCTATCCAAAGCGGAGATCTTCGAGGATTGGGGACGGACGTCGCTATTGTATCTTCAATGGTGTTCCTGGCACAGTTTTTGCTTTCTTGCTGTTTGGGTACAATCGTCAGTTTATCCGGAACGACAACCGCGGTCGTTTTTGTCGCAAGTACGTTGGCAGCCTGTGGCGCTGGTGCTGCTACTCAAATAATGTACTTGGATCTGTGA
- the LOC122411068 gene encoding glycerate kinase-like, with the protein MRRKRAVKRKKRIKAEITNNEVTIARLQAAKLKREETIAVVKRRLKEKFNERFALTRANTFDSEREHRNLFVDKTECSPEKLMAKIREEMKSVMVAGVRKVHASKVLEEKVKYDAKTSTMTITGKKYKLKKNVHVVGWGREALMMSSALERIIGNNLKKGFVVVPRRTIASMSIYPELFPRLNTRIHLTEAQSDEIPDDVCARATKTIADYCKKLKKKDILVVLLSRGSDKLLCQPRGTVGLTEKMLVLELLRKAGATIYEIETVRNTLSAIRGGRLAELAHPAKVISLVMSDLGANELNLKHVSGGPTIKADHRASITTARSILDKYGLHAHKLAQSIREILKDHQESTSKESDKPFQSFVDNYVVASSKEALDGMAVGAFRHGYVPIKITATSALSSNTTSNILRTVSKDYARLVSLMILAVEEKITRTEMYRDICENIVTFDLTEKMFLEIFPRKENWAHGLYLLICPPSSFMANQTRSRETEESVARLLRTGNNQELAIYFSLDWYLRVERYPILREYIVWFLGGASDGHDGNTDHAGAYAYGNLAVDVYRKFKNNVAYTSTANDRVDAEYLRAEKRAVHESVLPHCVLTSGNANLFFLNVNAGEELLKLSDANGSTQTQVGDLHLVRIVRCQCCCSGLCTKP; encoded by the exons ATGCGTAGAAAACGAGCAGTGAAACGTAAAAAACGGATAAAAGCAGAAATTACAAACAATGAGGTTACGATTGCGAGGTTACAGGCAGCCAAATTAAAGCGCGAAGAGACCATAGCGGTGGTCAAACGTCGTCTGAAAGAAAAGTTTAACGAGCGGTTCGCGCTTACAAGGGCAAACACGTTTGACAGTGAGCGAgaacatcgaaatttattcgtcGATAAAACCGAGTGTTCGCCTGAGAAACTCATGGCAAAG ATTcgagaagaaatgaaatcCGTGATGGTAGCAGGTGTTCGAAAGGTTCACGCGTCCAAAgttctcgaggaaaaagtcAAATACGACGCAAAGACTTCGACAATGACGATAACAGGAAAAAAGtataagctgaaaaaaaacgttcacgtAGTTGGTTGGGGTCGTGAGGCCTTGATGATGAGTTCGGCACTGGAAAGAATCATcggaaataatttgaaaaaaggatTTGTCGTAGTACCGCGTAGAACAATCGCTTCGATGTCCATTTATCCGGAACTATTTCCTCGACTCAACACACGTATCCACTTAACGGAGGCTCAGAGCGATGAGATCCCCGACGACGTCTGCGCTCGAGCTACGAAGACCATCGCCGACTATTGTAAAAAGCTTAAAAAAAAGGATATTCTGGTAGTTTTACTTTCCCGGGGCTCGGACAAGCTTTTGTGTCAACCGAGGGGAACGGTTGGGTTGACAGAAAAAATGCTGGTTTTGGAACTTCTCCGGAAGGCTGGTGCAACCATATACGAGATTGAAACAGTGAGGAATACTTTGTCAGCGATTCGTG GTGGGCGTCTAGCGGAATTGGCACATCCGGCAAAAGTCATAAGCCTCGTAATGTCCGACCTCGGAGCTAATGAACTTAATCTGAAGCACGTATCCGGGGGACCAACGATTAAAGCGGATCATCGCGCTTCGATAACGACGGCGCGGAGTATATTAGACAAATATGGTCTCCACGCTCACAAATTAGCTCAGAGTATTCGTGAAATCCTGAAGGATCATCAGGAATCAACGTCGAAAGAAAGTGATAAGCCGTTCCAATCATTCGTCGATAATTACGTGGTTGCGAGCTCAAAGGAAGCTCTCGATGGGATGGCCGTTGGAGCGTTTCGTCACGGCTATGTACCCATTAAAATTACCGCCACGAGCGCCCTTTCGTCGAACACAACGTCGAACATCTTGCGCACTGTTAGCAAGGATTACGCGAGACTCGTGTCGCTCATGATTCTTgctgttgaagaaaaaatcactCGGACGGAAATGTACCGAGATATTTGTGAGAATATCGTCACATTTGATCtgacagaaaaaatgtttttggagATATTCCCGAGGAAAGAGAACTGGGCTCACGGACTTTACCTTCTAATATGCCCGCCCTCGAGTTTCATGGCGAACCAAACGAGATCACGTGAGACTGAGGAGTCGGTTGCGAGGCTCTTGAGAACCGGAAATAATCAAGAACTGGCTATTTACTTTTCCCTCGATTGGTATTTGAGGGTTGAACGATATCCGATTTTGCGAGAATACATTGTTTGGTTTCTCGGGGGTGCGAGCGACGGTCACGATGGAAATACCGATCACGCCGGGGCTTACGCTTACGGAAACCTCGCTGTTGACgtttatcgaaaattcaaaaataacgTGGCCTACACGAGCACAGCGAACGATCGAGTCGATGCTGAATATTTGCGTGCGGAAAAGCGCGCCGTACACGAGTCCGTGCTACCGCATTGCGTGCTCACTTCCGGCAACGCCAATCTCTTCTTCCTCAATGTTAACGCTGGCGAAGAACTCTTGAAATTAAGCGATGCCAACGGTTCCACTCAAACCCAAGTCGGTGATTTACATCTCGTCAGAATTGTACGTTGTCAGTGCTGTTGCAGCGGTTTGTGTACGAAGCcctaa